Proteins from one Bacteroides zhangwenhongii genomic window:
- a CDS encoding formylglycine-generating enzyme family protein translates to MKKLFLAMAVAIVTGTAVSAQDSNKEDKIVVSTHQTDKADGYEGDSANRCGIKFNFRLTGVTKVELESVDGLPLAGAATICKDVQGKAAIGDMAHTSTIITYSSSDKSGFIPGKDYYISTLPCDLYGGYRLSIYRDGLVAHYFGVHQKVDLGEFISPDDLVESELEFDKPGAPLVEEGRPKMDSKTHNLFVQYRKNPTEAGRQALLDQMSVRYDKVVARKKNKLRELEREARTYSIVEHMQGIVGEMVQNRDTRIQQQFLRFIDPRRDENPKDAWMVLRGASAPNAYIGYAPVTNAEYAAFNPQFAYDTGKENYPVVNITIAEAKAYCDWLTKQDRKHIYRLPSEEEWILGAGHMPKDVAMNSDHVESGLTAVDAYKQSTGACGGIDFWGNCWEWTTSTNANGQHIIKGGSWDSKRDDCRSEKSDDVRVGTQGYANVGFRIVRTDVSKSMKSKL, encoded by the coding sequence ATGAAAAAATTGTTTTTAGCAATGGCTGTTGCCATTGTGACGGGCACCGCTGTGTCCGCACAAGACAGCAACAAAGAAGATAAAATCGTGGTTTCAACCCACCAGACGGATAAAGCGGATGGATACGAGGGCGATTCCGCCAACCGGTGCGGTATCAAATTCAATTTCCGGCTTACAGGCGTGACAAAGGTAGAACTGGAAAGTGTGGACGGGCTTCCATTGGCGGGTGCGGCAACCATTTGTAAGGATGTTCAGGGAAAAGCTGCAATCGGTGATATGGCACATACAAGCACTATCATTACATATAGCTCAAGCGACAAGTCCGGATTTATACCCGGAAAAGACTACTATATTTCCACCTTGCCTTGCGACCTTTATGGAGGATACAGGCTCTCCATTTATCGGGACGGACTTGTGGCCCATTATTTCGGTGTGCATCAGAAAGTGGATTTGGGAGAATTTATCAGTCCCGATGATTTGGTGGAAAGCGAATTGGAGTTTGACAAGCCCGGTGCCCCACTCGTGGAAGAAGGGCGCCCCAAAATGGATTCCAAGACACATAACCTGTTCGTCCAATACCGGAAGAATCCGACGGAAGCGGGCAGACAAGCACTTCTGGATCAGATGTCTGTACGGTATGACAAAGTAGTGGCAAGAAAGAAAAACAAACTCCGTGAACTGGAACGTGAAGCCCGGACTTACAGCATAGTGGAACACATGCAAGGTATTGTGGGAGAGATGGTGCAGAATAGAGATACCCGCATACAGCAGCAATTTCTTCGCTTTATAGACCCTCGCAGAGATGAGAATCCTAAAGATGCATGGATGGTTCTGCGTGGTGCATCTGCTCCCAATGCCTATATCGGCTACGCACCGGTAACTAATGCCGAATATGCCGCATTTAATCCTCAATTTGCCTATGATACAGGTAAAGAAAACTATCCGGTGGTAAATATCACCATTGCCGAAGCCAAGGCTTATTGCGATTGGCTTACAAAGCAAGATCGGAAGCACATCTACCGTTTGCCAAGCGAAGAAGAGTGGATTCTTGGTGCCGGACACATGCCCAAAGATGTCGCTATGAACTCCGACCACGTTGAATCTGGATTGACAGCAGTGGATGCTTACAAACAATCCACCGGAGCGTGTGGAGGCATTGACTTTTGGGGAAACTGCTGGGAATGGACTACCTCGACCAATGCCAACGGACAGCATATCATCAAAGGAGGAAGTTGGGACTCCAAACGGGACGATTGCCGTAGCGAGAAATCGGATGATGTAAGAGTCGGTACGCAAGGCTATGCCAACGTAGGTTTCCGAATTGTAAGGACAGATGTCTCCAAATCCATGAAATCAAAGCTATAA
- a CDS encoding Spy/CpxP family protein refolding chaperone — translation MKRMFLVMAIAIVTVVQVSAQDGNRQMTAQQRTEQRIKQMNEKLNLTDEQETKIRELYADFNKQKYPREKRREAMAKLTADISLLLTAEQQTIYKQMMEQAIAEMKKGRRDKVKE, via the coding sequence ATGAAAAGAATGTTTTTAGTTATGGCCATTGCCATTGTTACAGTCGTTCAGGTGTCTGCACAAGACGGCAACCGTCAGATGACCGCACAACAGCGGACAGAACAGCGTATCAAGCAGATGAATGAAAAATTGAATCTGACCGATGAACAGGAAACAAAAATCCGTGAATTGTATGCAGACTTCAACAAGCAAAAATATCCCCGTGAGAAACGTAGGGAAGCCATGGCGAAATTGACAGCAGACATTTCTCTTCTCTTGACTGCCGAACAGCAAACTATTTACAAACAAATGATGGAACAAGCGATTGCTGAAATGAAGAAAGGCAGACGTGACAAGGTTAAAGAATAA
- a CDS encoding alpha/beta hydrolase: MQIDYDTQNYVEGNGEIRKNTAYVYLPYGYEEVSDQCYNVFYFVHGHGETAASFFQNENGLLCKLLDHMIGNGDMAPTIVVSTSYVYGNPVDYYPDADPYCEVLPQELVNDLIPIVENRYHTYTKNTDMTGIKASREHRAIGGFSMGAVTTWYALEHTLDCFKYFMPISSDSWSLGRFAGMDYPTETAEYFANIVRSSTSSKNDFHIWACSGTDDVAYDRIWAQVQAMAQITDVFSVGNLTFHEQEGARHEFQPIAEYLYNALPSLFPN; encoded by the coding sequence GTGCAAATTGATTATGACACCCAAAATTACGTGGAAGGAAATGGGGAAATACGCAAGAATACTGCTTACGTCTATTTACCGTATGGTTACGAGGAAGTATCTGACCAATGCTATAATGTATTTTATTTCGTACATGGTCATGGCGAAACGGCAGCTTCCTTCTTTCAAAATGAAAATGGGTTGTTATGTAAACTACTGGATCACATGATAGGCAATGGTGATATGGCTCCGACTATCGTTGTCTCAACAAGCTATGTTTATGGTAATCCTGTTGATTACTATCCTGATGCAGATCCCTATTGCGAGGTTCTGCCACAAGAATTGGTCAATGATTTAATTCCAATTGTGGAGAACCGTTATCATACGTACACTAAGAATACCGATATGACTGGAATAAAAGCATCAAGAGAACATCGGGCTATCGGAGGCTTTTCAATGGGGGCTGTAACAACTTGGTATGCATTGGAACACACGTTGGACTGTTTCAAATACTTTATGCCGATAAGCTCTGATAGCTGGTCATTAGGACGTTTTGCAGGAATGGATTATCCGACTGAGACAGCAGAATATTTTGCCAACATTGTCCGTTCCTCCACTTCATCGAAGAATGATTTTCATATATGGGCTTGTAGCGGAACGGATGATGTCGCATACGATAGAATTTGGGCACAAGTTCAAGCCATGGCACAAATCACGGACGTGTTTTCTGTCGGCAATCTGACTTTCCACGAACAAGAAGGAGCTCGGCATGAATTCCAACCTATAGCGGAATATCTATACAATGCTCTACCGTCATTATTTCCCAACTGA
- a CDS encoding RteC domain-containing protein produces the protein MTHHITADRLVESATQAVTEELFRDFDNTLRTLCDEEDDRKAVFRTLRYARIRLHVLCRYISKEETSESDTQIRFLHIVIGYIDTELEILNRYGDTYPPKPHVCKRRWTGAVVELVELIYALHEMKRIDDGEIAMNELAGFFGELFDIRLDARSLYDAYTDIKRRKSESRTYFLDKLRERLNLRMQRDDEKEQERRR, from the coding sequence ATGACACATCATATCACGGCGGATCGTTTGGTGGAATCCGCCACCCAAGCCGTCACGGAAGAACTGTTCCGCGACTTCGATAACACGCTCCGCACCCTCTGCGACGAGGAAGACGACCGCAAAGCCGTTTTTCGCACTCTGCGTTATGCGCGAATCCGTCTGCACGTATTATGCAGATATATCTCGAAAGAGGAAACATCGGAGAGTGATACTCAAATTCGTTTCCTGCATATCGTCATCGGATATATTGACACGGAGTTGGAGATATTGAATCGCTACGGCGATACTTATCCGCCGAAACCTCATGTCTGTAAACGACGTTGGACGGGCGCCGTTGTCGAACTGGTCGAGTTGATATACGCCTTGCACGAGATGAAACGTATCGACGACGGAGAGATAGCCATGAACGAATTGGCCGGATTCTTCGGCGAGTTGTTCGACATTCGTCTTGATGCACGAAGTCTTTACGACGCTTATACCGACATCAAACGGCGCAAGAGTGAGAGCCGTACCTATTTTCTCGACAAGTTGCGCGAGCGTCTGAACCTGCGGATGCAACGCGACGATGAAAAAGAACAGGAGCGGCGACGCTGA
- a CDS encoding DUF5686 family protein has protein sequence MKEIRRLRYKILIVCILGLFFFTSKGTAHDYVMNPYTRQEISADSIIERVMTFAPLYETIVSDYRASLYIKGKMDIQKKNFILRYVPSMFRLQKGVREYLLETYSDLHYTAPNIYDQKVKAYQGTVRGNRGLPGLLEYFSVNIYSSSLLNDERLLSPLAKNGQKYYKYQIDSVMGDPNNLDYRIRFIPRTKSDQLVGGYMVVSSNVWSVREIRFSGRSELITFTCWIKMGEVGKKDEFLPVRYNVEALFKFLGNRVDGNYTASLNYKSIELKEKKVRKKEKKKYNLSESFSLQCDTNAYKTDASTFAVMRPIPLSESEKKLYRDYLLRRDTATTHKPSKSQAFWGTMGDLMVEDYKFNLANIGSVRFSPFINPLLFSYSGSNGLSYRQDFRYNRLFRGDKLLRIVPKLGYNFTRKEFYWSLNADFEYWPQKRGFVRLNVGNGNRIYSSKVLDELKAMPDSIFNFNLIHLDYFKDLYFNFRHTVEVVNGLDVSVGFSAHKRTAVEPSRFVITGDYPMPPPEFMDKFKNTYISFAPRVRVEWTPGLYYYMNGKRKINLRSLYPTFSVDYERGIKGVFKSTGEYERIEFDLQHQIRLGLMRNIYYRFGFGAFTNQDELYFVDFANFSRHNLPVGWNDEIGGVFQVLDGRWYNSSRRYVRGHFTYEAPFLILRHLMKYTRYVQNERIYVGALTMPHLQPYLEVGYGIGTHIFDFGVFVSSENWKFGGIGCKFTFELFNR, from the coding sequence ATGAAGGAGATACGACGATTGAGATATAAAATATTGATAGTATGCATATTGGGCTTGTTCTTTTTTACTTCAAAAGGAACGGCTCACGATTATGTAATGAATCCGTATACGCGTCAGGAGATCTCCGCCGATTCCATCATAGAGCGTGTCATGACCTTTGCCCCTTTGTATGAAACGATCGTCAGTGATTATCGTGCCAGCCTATATATAAAAGGTAAGATGGATATCCAGAAAAAGAATTTTATTCTTCGCTATGTGCCCTCTATGTTCCGTCTGCAGAAAGGGGTACGCGAATATTTGCTCGAAACTTACAGTGATCTTCATTATACGGCTCCTAATATTTACGATCAAAAAGTAAAAGCCTATCAAGGTACTGTGCGGGGAAACAGAGGACTGCCGGGTTTGCTTGAATATTTCAGTGTCAATATCTATTCGTCTTCGCTGCTGAATGATGAACGGTTGCTGTCGCCGCTTGCCAAGAACGGACAGAAATATTATAAATATCAGATAGATAGTGTGATGGGAGATCCCAATAATCTCGATTACCGGATACGCTTTATCCCTCGGACAAAAAGTGATCAGTTGGTCGGCGGTTATATGGTTGTCAGCAGTAATGTCTGGAGTGTCCGGGAAATACGTTTTTCGGGACGGTCGGAGCTGATAACATTTACATGTTGGATTAAGATGGGGGAGGTAGGTAAGAAAGATGAATTTTTGCCGGTCCGTTACAATGTGGAGGCACTTTTCAAGTTTCTCGGAAATAGGGTGGATGGCAATTATACCGCTTCTTTGAATTATAAATCGATTGAACTGAAAGAAAAGAAAGTACGCAAGAAAGAAAAGAAAAAGTATAACTTGTCGGAATCATTCTCCTTGCAGTGTGATACGAATGCTTACAAGACGGATGCTTCGACCTTTGCTGTCATGCGTCCTATTCCATTGAGTGAGAGTGAGAAGAAACTCTACCGTGATTACCTGCTCAGGCGTGACACGGCGACAACGCATAAGCCATCCAAAAGTCAAGCTTTCTGGGGAACGATGGGTGACTTGATGGTAGAGGACTATAAATTCAACCTGGCTAATATCGGAAGTGTACGTTTTTCTCCATTCATTAATCCTCTATTGTTCAGTTATAGTGGAAGCAATGGCTTGTCATATCGGCAGGATTTTCGTTATAACCGTCTTTTCAGGGGAGATAAACTGCTCCGTATTGTTCCTAAACTCGGATATAATTTCACACGCAAGGAGTTTTATTGGTCATTGAACGCAGATTTTGAGTACTGGCCGCAGAAACGGGGATTTGTCCGCTTGAATGTGGGGAATGGTAACCGAATTTATAGCAGTAAGGTGCTGGATGAACTGAAAGCCATGCCGGACAGTATATTCAATTTCAACTTGATTCATCTTGATTATTTCAAGGACTTGTATTTCAATTTCCGCCATACAGTCGAGGTTGTCAATGGATTGGATGTCAGTGTCGGTTTCTCTGCCCATAAGAGAACTGCCGTAGAACCTTCACGTTTTGTGATAACCGGTGATTATCCGATGCCTCCTCCGGAGTTTATGGACAAATTCAAGAATACTTATATAAGTTTCGCCCCTCGTGTCCGGGTGGAATGGACACCGGGACTCTATTATTATATGAACGGGAAGCGGAAGATAAACCTGCGTTCATTGTATCCTACTTTCTCGGTTGATTATGAACGGGGAATCAAAGGCGTATTCAAGAGTACGGGCGAATATGAAAGAATAGAATTTGATCTCCAGCATCAAATCCGTTTGGGATTGATGCGTAATATTTATTATCGTTTCGGCTTCGGAGCGTTTACTAATCAGGATGAGTTATATTTTGTTGACTTTGCCAATTTTTCCCGTCACAATCTTCCCGTAGGTTGGAATGACGAAATCGGCGGAGTATTCCAAGTGCTTGACGGACGCTGGTACAACTCTTCCCGCCGGTATGTGCGCGGGCATTTTACTTACGAAGCCCCGTTCCTTATATTGAGACATCTGATGAAGTACACCCGTTATGTGCAAAATGAACGCATTTATGTCGGTGCGCTCACTATGCCGCACCTTCAGCCTTATCTGGAAGTAGGGTATGGCATTGGTACGCATATCTTTGATTTTGGAGTTTTTGTGAGCAGCGAAAACTGGAAATTTGGAGGAATAGGCTGTAAGTTCACGTTTGAGTTGTTCAACCGATAG
- a CDS encoding glutamine synthetase III family protein, whose translation MSKMRFFALQELSNRKPLEVTAPSNKLSDYYGSHVFDRKKMQEYLPKEAYKAVIDAIEKGTPISREVADLVANGMKSWAKSLNVTHYTHWFQPLTDGTAEKHDGFIEFGEDGGVIERFSGKLLIQQEPDASSFPNGGIRNTFEARGYTAWDVSSPAFVVDTTLCIPTIFISYTGEALDYKTPLLKALAAVDKAATEVCQLFDKNITRVYTNLGWEQEYFLVDSSLYNARPDLCLTGRTLMGHSSAKDQQLEDHYFGSIPPRVTAFMKELEIECHKLGIPAKTRHNEVAPNQFELAPIFENCNLANDHNQLVMDLMKRIARKHHFNVLLHEKPYNGVNGSGKHNNWSLCTDTGINLFAPGKNPKGNMLFLTFLVNVLMMVYKNQNLLRASIMSASNSHRLGANEAPPAILSCFLGSQLSATLDEIVRQVGNDKMTPEEKTTLKLGIGRIPEILLDTTDRNRTSPFAFTGNRFEFRAAGSSSNCAAAMIAINAAMANQLNEFRASVEKLMEEGVGKDEAIFRLLKETIIASEPIRFEGDGYSEEWKQEAARRGLTNICHVPEALMHYVDNQSKSVLIGERIFNETELNSRLEVELEKYTMKVQIEGRVLGDLAINHIVPTAVAYQNRLLENLRGLKEIFPAEEYEVLSADRKELIREISHRVTSIKVLVREMTEARKVANHMDNYKDRAFAYEEKVRPYLDQIRDHIDHLEMEVDDEIWPLPKYRELLFTK comes from the coding sequence ATGTCTAAAATGAGATTTTTTGCATTACAAGAACTTTCCAACCGGAAACCTTTGGAAGTGACTGCTCCTTCCAACAAACTTTCTGATTATTATGGCAGCCATGTGTTCGATCGCAAAAAGATGCAGGAGTATCTTCCCAAAGAAGCCTATAAAGCTGTCATCGATGCCATCGAAAAAGGTACACCTATCAGCCGCGAAGTGGCAGACCTCGTTGCCAACGGCATGAAAAGCTGGGCAAAGTCACTCAACGTCACACACTACACGCACTGGTTCCAACCTTTGACGGACGGAACAGCGGAAAAGCATGACGGCTTTATCGAATTCGGAGAAGACGGTGGAGTAATTGAACGTTTTTCGGGAAAATTGCTGATCCAACAAGAACCCGATGCTTCCTCTTTCCCTAACGGTGGTATCCGCAATACTTTCGAGGCACGCGGTTACACAGCATGGGATGTTTCTTCACCTGCATTCGTAGTAGATACGACTCTCTGTATCCCGACCATCTTCATCTCTTATACAGGAGAGGCGCTGGACTACAAGACTCCGCTACTGAAAGCACTAGCCGCTGTAGATAAAGCTGCAACGGAAGTCTGCCAGTTATTCGACAAGAATATTACACGTGTATATACGAATCTGGGATGGGAACAGGAATATTTCCTTGTGGACTCTTCCTTATATAATGCGCGCCCCGATCTTTGCCTGACAGGACGGACTCTGATGGGACATTCTTCCGCCAAAGACCAACAGCTGGAAGACCATTACTTCGGTTCTATTCCTCCACGTGTCACTGCCTTTATGAAGGAACTCGAAATTGAATGCCATAAACTGGGGATTCCCGCCAAGACCCGTCACAACGAAGTAGCTCCCAATCAATTCGAGTTGGCTCCTATCTTCGAAAACTGTAATCTGGCGAACGACCACAACCAGCTCGTCATGGATTTGATGAAACGAATCGCCCGCAAACATCACTTCAACGTACTTCTGCACGAGAAACCTTATAACGGGGTCAATGGTTCCGGCAAGCATAACAACTGGTCTCTTTGCACCGACACAGGTATCAACCTGTTTGCTCCGGGAAAGAATCCGAAAGGGAATATGTTATTCCTGACTTTCCTCGTCAACGTATTGATGATGGTCTATAAGAACCAGAACCTGCTGCGCGCCTCCATCATGAGTGCCAGCAACAGCCACCGTCTGGGGGCCAACGAAGCTCCTCCCGCCATCCTGTCCTGCTTTTTGGGTTCGCAACTCTCCGCCACTCTCGACGAAATTGTCCGCCAAGTAGGAAACGATAAAATGACACCGGAAGAAAAGACTACACTGAAACTGGGTATCGGACGTATTCCTGAGATTTTGCTCGATACAACCGACCGCAACCGTACTTCTCCTTTCGCTTTCACCGGAAACCGTTTCGAATTCCGCGCCGCAGGTTCTTCTTCCAACTGCGCTGCCGCAATGATAGCTATCAACGCTGCCATGGCAAATCAATTGAACGAATTCCGTGCATCGGTAGAGAAACTGATGGAAGAAGGAGTAGGAAAAGACGAAGCCATCTTCCGGTTGCTGAAAGAAACAATCATCGCTTCCGAACCAATCCGTTTCGAAGGCGACGGTTACTCCGAAGAATGGAAACAGGAAGCTGCGCGACGCGGACTGACCAATATTTGCCACGTTCCGGAAGCATTGATGCATTACGTCGACAATCAGTCTAAATCGGTGCTTATCGGCGAACGTATCTTTAACGAAACCGAATTGAACAGCCGTCTGGAGGTGGAACTGGAAAAATATACCATGAAGGTTCAGATTGAAGGCCGCGTATTGGGTGACCTTGCCATCAACCACATCGTACCGACTGCGGTTGCCTATCAGAACCGTTTGCTTGAAAACCTTCGCGGACTGAAAGAAATATTCCCGGCTGAAGAATACGAAGTACTGAGTGCCGACCGCAAAGAACTGATCCGTGAGATTTCGCACCGGGTGACTTCCATTAAAGTATTGGTTCGCGAAATGACTGAGGCACGAAAAGTTGCCAACCACATGGACAACTACAAAGATAGAGCCTTTGCATACGAAGAAAAGGTACGCCCGTATCTTGACCAGATTCGCGACCACATCGACCACTTGGAGATGGAAGTGGATGATGAAATATGGCCATTGCCTAAATACAGGGAACTGTTATTTACCAAATAA
- a CDS encoding Crp/Fnr family transcriptional regulator, with amino-acid sequence MVKMNMSDIDISEPLSDMLAPLNNEQKEFLMNNYTIQTYKKNETIYCEGETPSHLMCLINGKVKIFKDGVGGRSQIIRMIKPHEYFAYRAYFAKEDFVTAAAAFEPSVVCLIPMSAIMTLVAQNNDLAMFFIRQLSIDLGISDERTVSLTQKHIRGRLAESLIFLKESYGLEEDGSTLSIYLSREDLANLSNMTTSNAIRTLSQFATERLITIDGRKIKIIEEEKLKKISKIG; translated from the coding sequence ATGGTAAAAATGAATATGTCAGACATCGATATTTCGGAACCGTTATCCGATATGTTAGCTCCTCTAAACAATGAACAAAAGGAGTTTCTGATGAATAATTATACGATTCAAACCTACAAAAAAAATGAAACCATTTACTGTGAAGGAGAAACGCCATCGCATCTAATGTGTCTTATCAATGGTAAAGTCAAAATCTTCAAAGATGGTGTAGGAGGTAGAAGTCAGATTATTCGTATGATTAAGCCACACGAATATTTTGCATATCGTGCTTATTTTGCCAAAGAGGATTTTGTTACTGCCGCAGCAGCTTTCGAACCTTCTGTTGTTTGCTTGATTCCCATGAGTGCCATCATGACTTTAGTTGCCCAGAACAATGACCTGGCCATGTTCTTTATCCGCCAGCTTTCCATTGATCTCGGCATTTCTGACGAACGAACCGTCAGCCTGACACAAAAACACATTCGAGGACGTTTGGCCGAATCTCTGATCTTCTTGAAAGAGAGTTATGGACTGGAAGAAGATGGCTCTACTTTGAGCATTTATCTTTCACGCGAGGATCTGGCAAATCTATCAAATATGACTACTTCGAATGCCATCCGCACACTGTCGCAATTCGCTACGGAACGGCTGATTACAATCGACGGAAGAAAGATCAAAATCATCGAAGAAGAAAAGCTGAAGAAAATAAGCAAGATTGGTTAA
- a CDS encoding RNA polymerase sigma-70 factor — MNIHIENIIADIKRGNKQAFKKLFDDYYPILCVFSNHYIEDKEVCKDIAQDVLLAYWERKEDFNDILKVKSFLYTVTRNKCLNHLKHEQLDIPIFSGQEEFDNGFEATIIEQETFRIVRKAVEELPTQMRNIILYSMKGLKNHEIADKLQISEGTVHTLKKIAYRKLRENLKGISYTLLLFLCK; from the coding sequence GTGAACATACATATAGAAAATATAATTGCAGACATAAAACGTGGCAACAAACAGGCTTTCAAAAAGCTATTTGATGACTACTACCCTATTCTTTGTGTTTTCTCCAACCATTACATCGAAGACAAAGAAGTTTGCAAAGATATTGCACAAGATGTATTATTAGCTTATTGGGAACGAAAAGAAGATTTCAATGACATTCTGAAAGTAAAAAGCTTTCTTTATACCGTTACCCGAAACAAATGTTTGAATCATCTCAAACACGAACAATTAGACATCCCTATTTTTTCCGGCCAAGAAGAGTTTGATAATGGTTTCGAAGCTACCATCATTGAACAGGAAACGTTCCGCATAGTTCGCAAAGCGGTAGAAGAATTGCCTACTCAAATGCGGAATATCATCTTATACTCAATGAAAGGGTTAAAAAACCATGAGATTGCTGACAAATTGCAAATTTCCGAAGGCACTGTCCATACGTTAAAAAAAATCGCCTATCGCAAACTTCGTGAAAACCTTAAAGGCATAAGCTACACCTTATTACTATTTTTATGCAAATAA
- a CDS encoding FecR family protein → MNSFKEKFKIAKNLASLFTHSAIPEEEKAYREWISAKPENQKLANRILNEETYEKNTQLIKSFSSQKAWKKIYPLLGGEKPFGRLSWRKSLKYAALILLLVIPVSYLIYNWIAGEPIGEITPGTHGGELTLSNGNTFNLFNNVLPEGATEVFIIDSQGINYQTPANKPQVKEIKNTLRTLHGMEYHIVLSDGTKVHLNAESQLTYPVCFSNKERIVQIEGEAYFDVAPDKKHPFIVQTAHTSIQVTGTSFNVRAYADEDMESTTLISGNVKISSENETFELVPDQHYTYNKKTHTNNVTNVNTELYTSWESGSFIFLNVPLKNVMSYLSKWYGFQYSFEDETAKQVQIGASLNRYENMNPIIDMITELNLVNIKQREGILHISYKQ, encoded by the coding sequence ATGAATTCATTCAAAGAAAAATTTAAAATTGCAAAAAATCTTGCTTCTTTATTCACCCATTCGGCTATCCCGGAGGAAGAAAAAGCCTACCGTGAATGGATTAGTGCAAAACCGGAAAATCAAAAGCTGGCCAACCGAATATTGAATGAGGAAACATATGAAAAAAACACCCAGTTAATAAAAAGTTTCTCTTCACAAAAAGCATGGAAGAAAATCTACCCCCTACTGGGAGGAGAAAAACCATTCGGTCGTCTTTCATGGAGAAAGAGTCTGAAATATGCAGCTCTGATTTTGCTTCTGGTAATACCGGTTTCCTACCTTATATATAATTGGATAGCCGGAGAACCGATCGGAGAAATTACTCCGGGAACCCATGGAGGAGAATTAACTTTAAGTAATGGAAATACCTTCAATCTTTTTAATAATGTTCTCCCGGAAGGTGCAACCGAAGTATTCATCATCGACTCCCAAGGAATTAATTATCAGACTCCTGCCAATAAGCCCCAAGTGAAAGAAATCAAAAACACGCTTCGTACGCTACATGGTATGGAATATCACATTGTTCTTTCGGACGGAACCAAAGTACATTTGAATGCAGAAAGTCAATTAACTTACCCCGTCTGTTTCAGTAATAAGGAACGTATTGTACAAATTGAGGGAGAAGCTTATTTTGATGTTGCCCCAGATAAGAAACATCCGTTTATTGTGCAAACCGCGCATACATCTATTCAAGTAACAGGAACTTCATTTAATGTAAGAGCCTACGCAGATGAAGATATGGAAAGCACTACGTTAATCAGCGGAAATGTAAAAATCAGTAGTGAAAATGAAACTTTCGAATTAGTCCCCGACCAACATTATACTTATAATAAAAAGACTCATACCAACAACGTCACTAATGTAAACACAGAGCTGTATACATCTTGGGAGTCCGGATCATTTATTTTTTTAAATGTTCCCCTTAAGAATGTGATGTCATATCTTTCCAAATGGTATGGGTTTCAATATTCTTTCGAAGACGAAACTGCCAAACAAGTACAAATCGGGGCATCCCTTAATCGTTATGAAAACATGAATCCGATTATCGATATGATAACAGAGTTAAATCTGGTCAATATCAAACAACGGGAAGGCATCCTGCACATTTCCTACAAACAGTAA